In one Leptospiraceae bacterium genomic region, the following are encoded:
- a CDS encoding NAD(P)-dependent glycerol-3-phosphate dehydrogenase gives MKVGVIGAGSFGTALGAILADKGYEVELWARSREQATIINVENKNIKHFPEIKLPKTLSACIDLEKVITGKDLIISACPSQALSSVLKDIRDKLPDAPIVSASKGIENGSLRLVSEIFEEELPKRLHKYLSYLSGPSFAIEILQKLPTVVSIASKEESIAKKVQEVFSHSYFRSYWTHDVTGVEVSGALKNVIAIAAGAADGLGFGQNTRSAIITRGLTEITRVGVKLGADPLTFLGLAGMGDLVLTCTGAASRNRTVGYKLGQGMKLSEVLDGMNEVAEGVKTSRSVHDLALKLEIELPIMEEVYKTLYEDKPAVKAVSNLMSRDLKREGVIH, from the coding sequence ATGAAAGTTGGAGTAATCGGAGCCGGAAGTTTTGGAACTGCTCTCGGAGCTATTTTAGCAGATAAAGGATATGAAGTTGAACTCTGGGCACGAAGCCGGGAACAGGCAACTATCATCAATGTAGAAAATAAAAATATTAAACATTTTCCGGAGATAAAACTTCCTAAAACCTTAAGTGCTTGCATAGATCTGGAAAAAGTAATTACCGGAAAAGACCTGATTATCAGTGCTTGCCCTTCCCAGGCTCTTTCTTCTGTTTTAAAAGACATCCGGGATAAACTTCCCGATGCACCTATTGTGTCAGCTTCTAAAGGGATTGAGAATGGCTCCCTGCGCCTTGTTTCGGAAATATTCGAAGAGGAGCTTCCGAAACGACTGCATAAATACCTATCTTATCTTTCAGGACCAAGTTTTGCTATTGAAATTTTACAAAAATTACCTACTGTTGTTAGCATTGCCTCTAAAGAAGAGTCTATTGCCAAAAAGGTTCAAGAAGTATTCAGCCATTCTTATTTTCGTTCCTATTGGACCCATGATGTAACTGGAGTTGAGGTCAGTGGTGCCTTGAAAAATGTGATTGCCATTGCTGCCGGAGCAGCCGACGGTTTGGGATTTGGGCAAAATACACGTTCCGCTATCATAACCCGCGGTCTAACCGAAATTACCCGTGTAGGTGTGAAATTGGGTGCAGATCCTTTGACCTTCTTAGGTCTTGCCGGGATGGGTGATTTGGTATTGACCTGTACGGGAGCTGCATCCCGCAATAGAACGGTGGGTTACAAACTCGGTCAGGGGATGAAGTTAAGCGAAGTATTAGATGGAATGAATGAAGTGGCAGAAGGTGTAAAAACCTCCAGGAGTGTGCACGATCTCGCTCTAAAACTCGAAATTGAATTACCGATTATGGAAGAAGTTTATAAAACCTTGTATGAAGATAAACCTGCTGTAAAAGCAGTTAGTAACCTTATGAGCAGAGATTTGAAACGTGAAGGTGTTATCCATTAA
- the dnaE gene encoding DNA polymerase III subunit alpha: MKVNDFAHLHLHTTYSMLDGAIRISELMKYVKEQGMTSVAITDHGNMFGAIEFYKEAKNQGVRPIIGCEFYVAPNRNTEKELDTIPDGNAYHLVLLAKNETGYKNLIKLASRSYTEGFYKKPRIDYDILSQNAEGIICLTACLAGEVQRKALEGKVTEATALAGKLNEIFRKEDFYLEIQNHGIKEQNIAAKVNFEISQKTGIPLILTNDSHFLKKEDQAAQDILLRIGMQKKIDDELQFGFNEEFYVKNPFEMSQLFPELPSAFTNTLEVRDKCNLELSFGIPLLPDFKVPEGENADSFLAKLVEEGILKRYGAVTKEIRNRVDFEMDTIRNMHFAGYFLIVQDYINFARTAGIPVGPGRGSAAGSIVAYALGITNIDPLRYRLLFERFLNPDRKDMPDVDTDFCVERREEVINYIRNKYGEERVGQIVTFGSLAAKAALKDVARVLNISFAESNEISKAFPNKLGMSIEEALDTSSDLREYKERSDLNKKLFHIANRLEGNYRQPGRHAAGVVIAPEALENIVPLSTVADKAKGQRAIVTQYDKNQLESVGLIKMDILGLKNLTTIDCALHLIKKHRGIDIDIDAISLEDKTTYSLLRKANTLGVFQLESTGITDLVARSQVNTFEEIVALIALYRPGPMESGMLQDYLDRKSGKQKIVYPHADCEPILKETYGVAVYQEQVMSISRVIGGFTMGESDMLRKAMAKKKLDLMTELRQKFVEGALKKGHGEKFAEDLFDLLEKFGGYGFNKSHSVAYAMVTYQTAYLKANYPTEYMTALLISDEDDTSRIVKYVNNAREMGIQILNPDVNESEASFSIPVNKQIRFGIGALKGVGIAPAEKIFESRKKRSEPFTSLGEFLREIDYKSINKKVLEALIQSGALDSFGFTRKCLLEYIDTLVHYAQKEQQSKKQGQVSLFATSSNSSDDYSLVLPKDAEEWEIDDKLRREKLVTGLYLSGHPLDKYRGRLKTLSYSTIEMLDDVSSGTKVELCGIITTPQVKYTRKNDEFINFKLEDYTGEIDCTVFPKSYQTYKEIIKEDQAVFIKGVLDKIEIGEAELRGQLIVNSIEILDDTNLEKRLEKALHLKINMDDFSDQSLITRLYSALTAYRGDSAVFFHLCSSAREKRVIRAHPHYSVEPNKELFTELGSMLGKNAIFMTVGEELKKIEV, translated from the coding sequence ATGAAGGTTAACGATTTTGCCCATTTGCATCTCCATACTACTTATTCCATGCTGGATGGAGCCATTCGCATTTCAGAATTGATGAAATACGTGAAAGAACAGGGTATGACTTCGGTAGCCATAACTGATCATGGAAACATGTTCGGAGCCATCGAGTTTTACAAAGAAGCAAAAAACCAGGGGGTGCGTCCTATCATCGGCTGTGAGTTTTACGTAGCTCCCAATCGAAATACAGAAAAAGAACTCGATACCATTCCCGATGGAAACGCTTACCATCTCGTTCTACTGGCCAAAAACGAAACTGGATATAAAAATTTAATCAAGCTGGCCAGCCGTTCCTACACAGAAGGCTTTTATAAAAAACCCAGAATTGACTATGATATCCTTTCACAAAATGCAGAAGGAATCATCTGTTTGACAGCCTGTCTTGCCGGTGAAGTTCAGAGAAAAGCCCTTGAAGGAAAAGTTACAGAAGCAACAGCCCTGGCCGGCAAGCTAAATGAAATATTCCGAAAGGAAGACTTCTATCTTGAAATCCAGAACCACGGTATCAAAGAACAGAACATTGCCGCGAAAGTAAACTTTGAAATTTCCCAAAAAACCGGAATTCCTCTCATCCTGACAAACGACTCACACTTTTTAAAAAAGGAAGATCAGGCCGCTCAGGATATTCTGCTCCGCATCGGGATGCAGAAAAAGATAGACGATGAACTACAATTTGGTTTCAATGAGGAGTTTTATGTAAAGAATCCCTTTGAAATGTCCCAACTTTTTCCTGAACTTCCCTCTGCATTCACTAATACCCTCGAAGTGCGAGATAAATGTAATTTGGAACTTTCTTTCGGCATTCCTCTCCTTCCTGATTTTAAAGTCCCGGAAGGAGAAAATGCAGATTCTTTCTTGGCCAAATTGGTAGAAGAAGGAATTTTAAAAAGATACGGAGCTGTTACAAAAGAAATTCGAAACCGCGTTGATTTTGAAATGGATACCATTCGAAATATGCACTTTGCCGGATACTTTTTAATCGTTCAGGATTATATCAACTTCGCTCGAACTGCCGGTATTCCTGTCGGACCGGGGCGGGGTTCGGCTGCCGGCTCTATTGTTGCCTATGCTTTAGGAATTACAAATATAGACCCTCTCCGCTACCGCCTACTTTTTGAAAGATTTCTAAACCCCGACAGGAAAGACATGCCCGATGTGGATACAGATTTCTGTGTAGAAAGAAGGGAAGAAGTTATCAACTATATCCGGAACAAATACGGTGAAGAAAGAGTTGGTCAAATTGTTACCTTCGGTAGTCTTGCTGCCAAGGCTGCCCTTAAAGACGTGGCCAGAGTATTAAACATTAGTTTTGCAGAATCCAACGAAATTAGTAAAGCCTTTCCGAATAAACTCGGAATGAGTATAGAAGAAGCCTTAGATACCTCAAGTGACCTGAGGGAATATAAAGAAAGAAGTGATCTGAATAAAAAACTTTTCCACATTGCAAACCGTCTCGAAGGAAACTATCGACAACCCGGAAGACACGCCGCTGGTGTGGTAATTGCACCGGAAGCTCTGGAGAATATCGTACCGCTATCAACAGTTGCCGATAAAGCAAAAGGTCAGAGAGCTATTGTTACTCAGTATGATAAAAACCAACTGGAAAGCGTTGGACTTATCAAAATGGATATTCTCGGTTTAAAAAACTTAACCACTATCGACTGTGCCCTACACCTGATAAAAAAACATCGAGGAATTGATATTGATATTGACGCAATTTCTCTTGAAGACAAGACCACATATAGCTTATTAAGAAAAGCAAATACTCTCGGAGTGTTCCAGTTAGAATCCACCGGGATTACAGACCTTGTAGCTCGTTCCCAGGTTAATACCTTTGAGGAAATCGTGGCCCTGATTGCCCTGTATCGCCCCGGCCCTATGGAGTCCGGAATGTTACAGGACTATTTGGACAGAAAAAGTGGAAAACAAAAAATTGTATATCCACATGCCGATTGTGAGCCAATCCTAAAAGAGACCTACGGGGTCGCTGTATACCAGGAGCAGGTGATGAGTATTTCCAGAGTCATTGGTGGTTTTACCATGGGTGAATCAGATATGCTCAGAAAAGCTATGGCCAAGAAAAAATTAGATCTCATGACAGAACTCCGGCAAAAATTTGTAGAAGGGGCTCTAAAAAAAGGCCATGGTGAAAAATTTGCGGAAGATCTGTTTGACCTCCTTGAAAAATTTGGTGGTTATGGTTTCAATAAATCACACTCGGTTGCTTACGCCATGGTTACCTATCAGACCGCCTACTTAAAAGCAAATTATCCAACTGAGTATATGACAGCATTATTAATTTCCGATGAAGACGACACCAGCCGTATCGTGAAATACGTCAATAATGCGAGAGAAATGGGAATTCAGATACTAAATCCGGATGTAAATGAATCAGAAGCATCCTTCTCCATTCCCGTAAATAAACAAATACGATTTGGAATAGGCGCTTTAAAAGGAGTGGGTATAGCCCCCGCAGAAAAAATCTTCGAATCTCGAAAGAAAAGAAGTGAACCTTTCACCTCTCTGGGTGAGTTTTTAAGAGAAATAGACTATAAAAGTATTAATAAAAAAGTTTTGGAAGCTCTCATCCAATCCGGAGCTCTGGACAGCTTTGGTTTTACGAGAAAATGCTTATTAGAATATATTGATACACTGGTACACTACGCACAAAAAGAGCAACAGAGTAAAAAACAGGGACAGGTTTCCTTATTTGCCACTTCCTCCAATAGCAGTGATGATTATTCTCTTGTGCTTCCTAAAGATGCAGAAGAGTGGGAAATTGATGATAAACTTCGCAGAGAAAAGCTGGTTACAGGGCTCTACCTATCCGGCCATCCTCTCGATAAATACCGCGGTCGTCTTAAAACCTTATCCTATTCAACGATTGAAATGCTCGATGATGTTTCATCCGGAACCAAAGTTGAACTCTGCGGGATTATAACCACTCCCCAGGTAAAATATACCCGGAAGAATGATGAGTTTATAAACTTTAAGCTTGAAGACTATACAGGAGAAATCGATTGTACGGTATTCCCCAAAAGTTACCAGACATATAAAGAAATCATCAAAGAAGATCAGGCTGTTTTCATTAAAGGTGTATTAGATAAGATTGAAATTGGAGAAGCCGAGCTACGAGGACAGTTAATTGTCAATAGTATTGAAATATTAGATGATACAAATCTTGAAAAGCGCTTAGAGAAAGCTTTGCATTTAAAGATTAATATGGATGATTTTTCCGATCAATCTCTGATTACCCGCTTATATTCTGCCCTGACAGCTTACAGAGGAGATTCGGCTGTGTTTTTTCATCTATGCAGCAGTGCCAGAGAAAAAAGGGTAATTCGGGCACATCCACATTATTCCGTAGAACCCAATAAGGAACTATTTACAGAACTCGGTTCTATGCTGGGAAAAAATGCAATTTTTATGACCGTGGGTGAAGAGCTAAAAAAAATCGAAGTATAA
- a CDS encoding alpha/beta hydrolase yields the protein MLFITNRFPRQGIKTEIGRKFDFDLEMNGASNSIFFCESHGDYNTEIGGIAFMNNLKESKYRQVLFYIHGFANLPDEILMAAREFQDLCNKKKQNEILVIPIIWPCDNDFGIVKDYWDDQQAADQSKFSFVRLLEKFREWRSSDSHNPDSDPCMKRINILAHSMGNRVLRETMSHWSHEFLPKGVPMLFRNIFMVAADVVNETLEEKKPYGNPICDAARNVVVYFASDDLALRASKAANLKNKVASRRLGHTGPENLDLTPKNVYSVDCDDINQTYDPPIGHSYFRSGRVKGEPGLVFEHIFSVLESGRVYPDDEYRRSSILKEK from the coding sequence ATGCTGTTTATAACAAATCGTTTTCCCAGGCAGGGAATCAAAACAGAAATAGGAAGAAAATTTGATTTTGATCTGGAAATGAATGGGGCCAGTAACTCGATTTTTTTCTGCGAAAGCCATGGAGACTATAATACTGAAATCGGTGGGATAGCGTTCATGAACAATTTGAAGGAATCCAAATACCGCCAGGTTCTATTTTACATCCACGGTTTTGCCAATCTTCCCGATGAAATTCTAATGGCAGCCCGAGAATTTCAAGATCTATGTAATAAGAAAAAGCAAAATGAAATTCTCGTTATTCCCATTATCTGGCCCTGCGACAATGACTTCGGTATAGTCAAGGACTATTGGGATGATCAACAGGCCGCTGACCAGAGTAAATTTTCTTTCGTTCGACTTCTTGAAAAATTCAGGGAATGGAGATCATCCGATTCTCATAATCCCGATTCAGACCCCTGCATGAAGCGAATCAATATTCTGGCTCATTCTATGGGAAACCGGGTACTGCGAGAAACCATGAGTCACTGGAGTCATGAATTTTTACCCAAGGGTGTACCTATGCTATTTCGAAATATTTTCATGGTCGCAGCTGATGTGGTAAACGAGACACTGGAAGAAAAAAAACCTTATGGAAACCCCATCTGCGATGCCGCCAGAAATGTGGTAGTGTACTTTGCTTCCGATGACCTTGCCTTACGTGCCAGCAAGGCAGCCAACCTAAAAAACAAAGTTGCATCCAGAAGACTCGGCCATACCGGTCCCGAAAATTTAGATTTAACCCCCAAAAATGTCTATTCAGTAGATTGTGACGACATCAACCAGACCTATGACCCTCCCATCGGGCACTCCTATTTTCGCTCCGGAAGAGTAAAGGGAGAGCCGGGTCTGGTATTTGAACATATTTTTTCGGTTTTGGAAAGTGGAAGGGTTTATCCGGATGATGAGTATCGACGTAGCAGCATCCTGAAAGAAAAATAA
- a CDS encoding methyl-accepting chemotaxis protein, whose translation MFKSLLFKVIFSVAISIFIIELIIGLFSVSSRKKQLILSKTESFQLTTEALEDDILDFYPKEQEKILIRLQHLSQNLGLTCIQLYSDTQKTLLSTCPTVDTKFYPSGFSDNIMISKDEDLIRYKINLKQNNSLSLIYDFPNAQFIKETKKYALNIVALVGIIIAFVTLIMSFILYLIILKPIISIKQQIAHSLDQGHIDLTTKIQNHSKDELGEITNFFNLYIEKVHSFIVHAIETYRELKERIQSLHKLTNKIHEGSEKVLESTKKITGDAESQNKELGSIQQSIKNMENEISSLYEIADDSGEHAKKTLQTIAIAQKQGQNSLLISEKLEKNLNSINAKMQNLEKQSNEIGKVVDIISKIAKQINLLALNAAIEAERAGESGKGFGVVSSEISKLADTSSSSTQNINTFIRDIQSSIQEVLSAISLISKDSKLHRDNIQQLSENFMTVEQSAREMEVYTGSIHNYIKQQKELAGIINLSIQHLYALSKNYSDETKEASFETAMQKKDSEEITKTLHEILNSSNNLKNLIEKFIV comes from the coding sequence ATGTTTAAATCCCTACTTTTCAAGGTGATTTTTTCGGTCGCGATATCTATTTTTATCATAGAACTTATCATTGGTTTATTTAGCGTAAGCAGTCGAAAAAAACAACTTATTCTGAGTAAAACTGAATCTTTTCAACTAACAACAGAAGCCCTTGAGGATGATATACTGGATTTTTACCCGAAAGAACAGGAAAAAATTCTGATCCGGCTTCAGCATTTATCACAAAATCTTGGACTTACCTGTATCCAACTCTATTCAGATACACAGAAAACCCTACTGAGCACCTGCCCTACAGTAGATACAAAGTTTTACCCCTCCGGATTTTCAGATAATATTATGATTTCAAAAGACGAAGATCTCATCCGCTACAAAATAAATCTTAAACAAAATAATTCACTTTCTCTAATATATGATTTTCCAAATGCTCAATTTATAAAAGAAACAAAAAAGTACGCTTTAAATATTGTCGCTCTTGTTGGTATCATAATTGCTTTCGTAACGCTCATTATGAGTTTTATACTCTATCTTATTATTCTAAAACCTATTATCTCAATCAAACAACAAATTGCCCATTCCCTCGATCAGGGACATATTGATTTAACAACCAAAATTCAGAATCACAGTAAGGATGAACTGGGAGAAATTACAAATTTTTTTAATCTATATATAGAAAAAGTTCATAGCTTCATTGTTCATGCTATTGAAACATACAGGGAATTAAAAGAGAGAATTCAGTCTCTGCATAAACTAACAAATAAAATCCATGAAGGTTCCGAGAAAGTATTAGAATCTACTAAAAAAATTACAGGGGATGCAGAATCACAAAATAAAGAATTAGGCTCGATCCAACAATCTATAAAAAATATGGAAAATGAAATTTCAAGTCTTTATGAGATCGCAGATGATTCGGGAGAACACGCAAAAAAAACATTACAGACTATCGCTATTGCCCAAAAACAGGGGCAAAACTCTTTACTAATTTCAGAGAAATTAGAGAAAAACCTAAATTCAATCAACGCAAAAATGCAAAACCTGGAAAAACAATCCAATGAAATCGGAAAAGTAGTAGACATTATTTCGAAAATTGCCAAGCAAATTAATTTATTAGCTCTTAACGCTGCTATTGAAGCAGAAAGAGCAGGAGAATCAGGAAAAGGATTTGGTGTAGTATCTTCCGAAATTAGTAAGTTAGCCGATACTTCTTCCAGCTCAACACAAAATATCAACACATTTATTAGAGATATACAATCCTCCATTCAGGAGGTTCTTTCCGCCATCAGCCTTATCTCAAAAGATAGCAAACTGCACAGAGACAATATCCAGCAATTATCTGAAAATTTTATGACTGTAGAACAGAGTGCCAGAGAAATGGAAGTCTATACAGGCTCCATTCATAATTATATCAAGCAACAAAAAGAATTAGCCGGAATTATCAATCTTTCGATTCAACACTTATACGCACTTTCCAAGAATTATTCAGATGAAACGAAAGAGGCATCCTTTGAAACCGCTATGCAGAAAAAAGATAGTGAAGAAATCACTAAAACCCTACATGAAATATTAAATTCTTCTAATAACTTAAAAAATCTAATAGAAAAATTTATTGTTTAA
- a CDS encoding DUF2079 domain-containing protein, translating into MSIHFFFLQKNHFETFFLGDFDYVSLSETLQSSLKGYFFRNHYLGNIDKANFLAHHFSPAMLVLAPFLYLSEFRLGFGYGLLFFHLFSFVLFRKILDFFPLNPGEKALWLFFFLLNLYVYRLFTSYHYESLFLFSALGLILSHLKNNNFLFSFFFLFSLLLKEDISLYLALFSLYLLFEKKKYTALLVLSISFFYFFFVPAFFQKRLDPSASVNWLSSWSKWGKTYPEILLHFISQPGIILNSFLNHKKTILELSLGAGFLFWFYIPSLPLFIGIMLIHFLSDRYWYNTFYNYYIYSLLPFYLFFSLKGYLSLRKKTGQTILLLAISLCLYRNSTDSLFPHKLSEPDRTRLDTVRNAFQEIPKYSCLSVQFDLSGFAPRSLSIYPIRERNLKEFILLDFSKKSFSPYLSIKKLKELKNRLVSSGKYRVMWQKNNTYILESFKKGSISCDTYNNH; encoded by the coding sequence TTGAGTATCCATTTTTTTTTCCTGCAAAAAAATCATTTTGAAACTTTCTTTTTAGGTGATTTTGATTATGTCTCTCTTTCAGAAACCCTTCAATCGAGTTTAAAAGGCTATTTCTTCCGAAATCACTATCTCGGAAATATAGACAAAGCGAATTTTTTAGCCCACCATTTTTCTCCGGCTATGCTGGTTCTGGCTCCTTTTCTCTATTTATCCGAATTTCGACTTGGTTTCGGATATGGACTACTTTTCTTTCACCTTTTTAGTTTTGTTCTTTTTCGTAAAATTCTCGATTTTTTTCCCCTGAACCCCGGAGAAAAGGCTCTGTGGCTCTTTTTTTTCCTTTTGAATCTCTATGTTTACAGATTATTCACTTCCTATCACTACGAATCCCTATTTTTATTCTCAGCCCTGGGGCTTATCCTTTCTCATTTAAAAAATAATAACTTCTTATTCAGCTTTTTCTTCCTTTTTTCTCTACTTCTAAAGGAAGACATTTCCCTTTATCTCGCTCTTTTCTCTCTATATCTTTTATTCGAGAAAAAAAAATATACAGCTCTTCTTGTTTTATCCATTTCCTTTTTCTATTTTTTCTTCGTCCCTGCCTTTTTTCAGAAAAGACTGGATCCTTCCGCCTCGGTTAATTGGCTTTCATCCTGGTCAAAATGGGGCAAAACTTACCCGGAAATTCTTTTACATTTTATTTCTCAACCCGGGATTATCCTTAATTCTTTCCTGAACCATAAGAAAACAATTTTAGAACTCAGCCTTGGAGCCGGTTTTCTTTTCTGGTTCTACATCCCCTCCCTTCCCTTATTTATAGGAATTATGCTCATTCACTTTCTTTCGGATAGATACTGGTATAATACCTTTTATAACTACTACATATACAGCCTTCTACCTTTTTATCTGTTCTTCAGCCTGAAAGGTTACTTATCTCTACGAAAAAAAACAGGACAGACTATACTACTCCTGGCTATAAGTCTCTGTCTATATCGAAATAGCACTGACTCTCTCTTTCCTCATAAACTTTCTGAGCCGGATAGAACACGTTTGGATACTGTTAGGAATGCCTTTCAAGAAATTCCAAAATATTCCTGCCTGAGTGTACAATTTGATCTTTCCGGTTTTGCTCCCCGTTCTCTATCCATTTATCCGATCCGGGAAAGAAACCTAAAAGAATTTATCCTCCTTGATTTTTCAAAGAAAAGCTTTTCTCCCTATCTCAGTATAAAAAAATTAAAGGAATTAAAAAATCGGCTCGTCTCTTCAGGTAAATACCGGGTTATGTGGCAAAAAAATAATACTTACATTTTAGAATCATTCAAAAAAGGAAGTATTTCCTGTGATACCTACAATAATCATTGA
- a CDS encoding sigma-70 family RNA polymerase sigma factor produces MTLREREKLLLKRIKAGDKAAYVELVTPFRERLFRKAKSMVKDDDDAEDIVQDSLISGYKSINKFRAESGVYTWLYRIVVNKSKDLLTKKKKESEKPIEENENQFVDERISYEKKLELTEESNYLINKINELDSIYKQVIELRYFEEMSYSDIAEVLNCNVGTVKSRLFKAKELLKHLILQDKKGEFHFGS; encoded by the coding sequence ATGACCCTCAGGGAAAGAGAAAAATTACTCCTCAAGCGCATTAAAGCCGGAGATAAAGCTGCTTATGTGGAATTGGTAACACCTTTTCGAGAAAGGTTATTCCGTAAGGCTAAATCTATGGTTAAAGATGACGACGACGCTGAAGACATTGTTCAGGACTCCTTAATTTCGGGATATAAATCGATTAATAAATTCAGGGCAGAATCCGGTGTCTATACCTGGCTCTACAGGATTGTTGTGAATAAGTCAAAGGATCTTTTGACGAAGAAGAAGAAAGAGTCGGAAAAGCCTATTGAAGAAAATGAGAACCAATTTGTTGATGAAAGGATTAGTTACGAAAAAAAATTAGAACTAACAGAAGAGTCAAATTATCTAATCAATAAGATAAATGAGTTGGATTCTATTTATAAGCAGGTGATCGAACTCAGATATTTCGAAGAAATGTCTTATTCTGACATAGCAGAAGTGCTTAATTGCAATGTTGGGACTGTGAAAAGCAGACTTTTCAAAGCGAAAGAGCTATTAAAGCATTTAATTCTACAAGATAAGAAAGGAGAGTTCCATTTTGGCTCATGA
- a CDS encoding lipoate--protein ligase family protein — protein sequence MPGLFYLDTTTLRNPYYNLALEEAIALKLTSSIYSAGLRFWKNENTIVLGRSDSVSKNIKSELIHKYKKQILEKTQFPKLMKENGVPFILRRASGGGTVFHSSDSNLNFSFFVSLKEKEELYPVKDSYEILLSLLIKALSRQGIVAFSGGKSDLVFKEESGLKKISGNAQFRKKNCIVHHGTLILNRDFLPRIEENLSHPPEEPEYRQKRKHSEFISALPSNFRIERFKQDLKELFFTYIGIKGEEILPFSRSFWREVIVQAEELLIQKYGNADFIFSIE from the coding sequence ATGCCGGGGCTATTTTATCTGGATACTACAACTCTCAGGAATCCTTACTACAACCTTGCCCTTGAAGAAGCCATAGCTTTAAAATTAACTTCTTCTATTTATTCAGCCGGTCTTCGTTTTTGGAAAAATGAAAATACAATTGTACTCGGACGTTCCGATTCTGTTTCTAAAAACATCAAATCGGAACTTATTCATAAATATAAAAAACAGATTTTAGAAAAAACTCAGTTCCCCAAACTTATGAAGGAAAATGGGGTTCCTTTTATTCTCAGGAGAGCTTCCGGGGGAGGAACTGTTTTTCATAGTTCGGATTCTAATTTGAATTTTTCATTTTTTGTTTCCTTAAAAGAAAAAGAAGAATTATATCCCGTAAAAGATTCTTATGAGATTTTACTTTCTCTACTTATTAAAGCCCTTTCCCGTCAGGGAATTGTTGCCTTTTCAGGTGGTAAATCCGACCTGGTTTTTAAAGAAGAGAGTGGCTTAAAGAAAATATCCGGAAATGCACAATTTCGAAAAAAGAACTGTATTGTACATCATGGAACTTTGATTCTAAACAGGGACTTTTTACCCCGGATAGAAGAAAATCTTTCTCATCCACCGGAAGAACCCGAATACAGACAAAAAAGGAAGCATTCCGAGTTTATTTCGGCCTTACCTTCTAATTTCCGGATAGAAAGATTTAAGCAGGATTTGAAGGAATTATTTTTTACGTATATAGGAATCAAAGGAGAGGAAATACTCCCATTTTCCAGGTCTTTCTGGAGAGAGGTAATTGTTCAGGCTGAAGAGTTACTTATTCAGAAATATGGAAATGCGGATTTTATTTTCAGTATAGAGTGA